Below is a window of Zygotorulaspora mrakii chromosome 3, complete sequence DNA.
AGCATTCCTCGGATCAAATGTAAATCCGTTCCCCTTTCAGCCGACAGTGTCCGGATGTTTCGAGTTTATCACAAACTTGTTCACCGAGTAACACTATGTACGTAACTACATTAAGTACCTAGTCTTCAGCACGATGGGTAACTCGAATACATATCATATATAACGTGAAAGAATTAGAGTTACCTGATTCGTATAAAAGAGTTACCCACCAACTACTCAAAAACATTGTATCACATGACTCCACCTATTCCCTGCACTAACTTTAGTTATTTCTGTTCAAGATTTGTATAGTCGGATAGCAGTTACGCGTCTGTAGATGATGCGTTGCCGCCATTGCTTCACATTAGTTGTTTTCGATCCATTTGATATCGAGTAAGTAGTACTTCAGAAAGACATCCCTCGCCATTCTCATATCCAAGGGAAATGCCGAGCTTGGAGTCATCAAGTGATGATGAGGTCACAATTGTGGAGCAGACGATGCCGTTGAACACACCATTGGCGCATTGCAGCTCCTCAGAACCCTTAACTCCTCCAAATGAGAACGTGATAGCTTCAACTTCGAACGCTAATCAATCCGagcagcagaaaaagattacATCTGGATGGATGGGAAGATCTTCATTTAAATCgcattttcagttttttttcaagcatGGGAGGAAAGTTGCCAGGTGCAATTACTGTGGGAAGACTTACAAAGAAGGTGAGTCTACTGGGAATTTGTCAAAACATATAACGGCTGTACATCGTTCTGtgctgaaagagaaaaaagttctCAAAATGCAGACACTGGATACAATGTCAAAATCTTCTAAATCACTTCACTTAACAGAGGCATTGATACGAGAATGCAACAAACATCCAGGTACTTTGGAGAGCTTACTTCTAATAACGGAGGGATTTCTtcctttcaattttgtccGTTTAAGTACTTGGAGCCATCTCAATAGAAAATATGGGGGAAACACGTTCATTCAGTCCAGGACTACATTGACTAAAAAGATACAGCATTTTAGAGACTGTCTCAATGATACTCTGCggcaaaatttgaaagataccACTCTAGTCAACGTGCAATTGGATATATGGACAGCAGGTAACAGTCAGTCTTTTCTTGCCATTATGGTATCTTTTgctccaaatattttgaacaaagagCTACTTGAAGCCAGCAATGGTTCAAGGTTATTACTAAATATACACGGTGAAGCGAGCAACACTCATTTACTCGATTTTGTTAGTTTAGGGGACAAGAAACATACGGGCAAGAATATGTGTGATACATTCATGTCTGTAATGGAGGAATATGATCTTGTTGATAAACTCGGAACCATCACTATGGATAACGCTTCAAACAATGGCAACTTTCACGTTAATCTAATATACGATCATTTTAATGGACTTAGACCAAGAGGCCATCGGCTGGTTGGAAAAGTTCGTTTTATACGCTGTGCGAGTCATGTTTTGAATCtgcaatttcaaaggatTATCAAAAGCTTGTCCCggaattctcttttctctaatgccttcaaaaagatcagaAAGCTAGCAAAAATAATGCGATATTCAACCGCAATCAACTCCagtctgaaaaagaataatttACCTTTAATTCCTTATGAGTCTCCCACTAGGTGGCTTTTTACATGGAAGCaagtcaaaatattcttaGAAAATTACAAAGCCTACAAGAATTGGCTTGGACTCGTACAGGAACGTGGTCAAGACCATTTAGTTACGAGGATTCAAGATCATATTTCGTTTGATTCTAAAACCATCAATATGTTAGCTTATTTTGTTGAGTGCGgcaagatttttgattacgtgaacaaaaagttccaagatgaagaatataACAATTTACCTCAAGGAGTTCCTTTATACTACCTTTTGGGACACTTTTACAAGAGTTGCCTGAACGTATCCACGGGAAAGGAAATTCCTAAATCTAAAAAAGGTATggatttctcttttctaaACGGCCCCGATACATTGtcctttgatgaaaagaatattgTTCTTGAAGCCATCAACGTCGCATACTTATGCTATCAAAATTATTTATCACACATTCAGGCTAACCCATTGTATTATGCGGCCGTCATGCTCGATCCAACGGCGAAACACGAGCAGCTTTACAGAATGATGGAAATTGATGAGTTCAATCTAAGGATGAACCAAGTTAACAATTTTATTAGAATGTACTTGAACGAAGAAGGCGTTGAGCTAGGTAATGGGCAGCAAGCAAGCCCGGAGCTCTCAACTATCGGGCGAGAGGAAGACTATTACAGATGCTTTAATGTTCATGAACAACCGCAACCCACCGAAACATATTCCACAGCCTCAGTATGCGACGTTAATGAAAATCTTGAGGAATGGCACAGATACCAAAGTGAGCCAGTGGCAAGTGGTCTGTCCAGGATTGACGCAATAAAATGGTGGCACGCAAATCGCTGCAAGTATCCATCTCTCTTCAAGCTAGCCATGTCTCTGTTATACACCAAAGTAAGCTCATGTGATGTAGAGCGCTGCTTTTCTCTTGCGGGAAGAGTGGTTAGGAAAGACAGAGCACGGCTTCATTATAAGAATGTACAAACTCTAATGCTTTTAAGAGATCGGTTTTCGAAATTTGGCTTTTACAAGCCTTCTCCGATTCTCGTGCTAGACTCAGAAAATGAGACAGACCTCGACcttgataatgaaaacaatgacaTAGATTGTTACCTATCAGACAGTTCTGAGGAAATGCATGACAGCCAAGATGACAGTGCTGCAACTGCAAGGCTTACGTCTCAAGAGGGCATTAATACACCTGGCTCAGCTATGTAAATTATGAGAAGGCCACCGTCATCGTagatatttcatttcacaTTCTTAATCCAAATATCATAAATCTCATTATGGACGATAATACTTGGGTTACTCAACTCGTATACAATGCCTTCATAAAAAGTAACTTGTTTTGTTTACGATGAGTGGGTTATTCACAGGACGATTTACTTACTCATTATTACTGAGTAAGTTGTTTTCTTTACCCGGTTACTCGGTGAACAAGTTTGGTTTATCACTACACAACACTTTGCACGGGACGCTCCCCTTTACAATTCGCCTTCTTCTGTCCGGATACCCCACATTTATAGTGAATGGAGAGAAGTCATACAAATCCGAAATTGTTCATGATGGTAATATAAGGGATACTCAGGTGTCATCAACTAGAGATACATGGGAGGTGGTATGGAAGGGAACGGAATCAGAGTGTGTCACCGCGCTATAATCATGAAGCGTTGTTGGCGTTACAAGGTCATGCGAACCATGCAAGGGGAAACGACTGCAAGGGAAACGACCGCAACACATACGTTGTATATAAACGGGCGATTATGAGCTGGATTTTCAGGCTATCGCGTGAAGTATGTTACTTGCTCGAAGTTCAGCGGCAAACGAAGAACaccagattttgaaatagtTTCGCAAAGAGACTAGGTACACATGAGCACTGTTACTGACAGCATTAAGCTAGGCCTGAGTCCAGACGCCGAACGTAGGCCAAGGGTGAACGTAAGTGCGGTAGGCGGCAATGGCACAGAGGGCACTTTCTCGAACGAGAAAAGGCTGCCAAAATTGCCGCTACCGGATCTTCGGGTCTCTTTGGAAGCGCTGAATGAGAGTTTGCAGCCGTTGTATTATGCAGACGGCTACTACAAGCACCCCTTAGAGCCAGAACAGCTGAGGGGTCTATCAAATGACATTTCTATCTTTCTCGAAAGCGAAGCGGCTAAAAAATTGCAAGGGAAATTAGAAGAGTTCTCTCTTGTAAATGACTGCTACTTGGATAACTTGCACTTGGACGTTAATAACAGCTACACGAATGCTGTACAGGATGAAGTTTTACCAAGGAACCCTTTTCTGGTGCTGGCAGAAGATGCTGTGCCAGATATAACGCAAACAGACAGATCCGCGGTGCTTGTCCATTCGGCTCTCAGGTTCATCGCTGCATTAAGAAATGGAGTCTTGCCAGT
It encodes the following:
- a CDS encoding uncharacterized protein (Rover) — encoded protein: MPSLESSSDDEVTIVEQTMPLNTPLAHCSSSEPLTPPNENVIASTSNANQSEQQKKITSGWMGRSSFKSHFQFFFKHGRKVARCNYCGKTYKEGESTGNLSKHITAVHRSVLKEKKVLKMQTLDTMSKSSKSLHLTEALIRECNKHPGTLESLLLITEGFLPFNFVRLSTWSHLNRKYGGNTFIQSRTTLTKKIQHFRDCLNDTLRQNLKDTTLVNVQLDIWTAGNSQSFLAIMVSFAPNILNKELLEASNGSRLLLNIHGEASNTHLLDFVSLGDKKHTGKNMCDTFMSVMEEYDLVDKLGTITMDNASNNGNFHVNLIYDHFNGLRPRGHRLVGKVRFIRCASHVLNLQFQRIIKSLSRNSLFSNAFKKIRKLAKIMRYSTAINSSLKKNNLPLIPYESPTRWLFTWKQVKIFLENYKAYKNWLGLVQERGQDHLVTRIQDHISFDSKTINMLAYFVECGKIFDYVNKKFQDEEYNNLPQGVPLYYLLGHFYKSCLNVSTGKEIPKSKKGMDFSFLNGPDTLSFDEKNIVLEAINVAYLCYQNYLSHIQANPLYYAAVMLDPTAKHEQLYRMMEIDEFNLRMNQVNNFIRMYLNEEGVELGNGQQASPELSTIGREEDYYRCFNVHEQPQPTETYSTASVCDVNENLEEWHRYQSEPVASGLSRIDAIKWWHANRCKYPSLFKLAMSLLYTKVSSCDVERCFSLAGRVVRKDRARLHYKNVQTLMLLRDRFSKFGFYKPSPILVLDSENETDLDLDNENNDIDCYLSDSSEEMHDSQDDSAATARLTSQEGINTPGSAM